Proteins from one Pyrobaculum neutrophilum V24Sta genomic window:
- a CDS encoding DNA double-strand break repair nuclease NurA: MEDVFRLARLLEVFGDRAAESLPPVVGEVGEGGVVDCPYWEVSWDVSAPPGGLWGLDSHTSVVEFEGVSVVVATGALVGGGVALVPGLGVRWLGVRFNFAWEGPPPDLGPGVYVVSEHAGVVFDSRVDLESVRDEVRSGVELALAGAWDGSGYLLVDGPVFRAAEAAEREGVAGAIYRGVMERRARALGGKAVGVVKRVERAAYLARCVGEGASDEVVARRLLGGRPGRVGPISVSSAGFTKWMYYVGAPTARGLRVLRVEALSPEVAEEAASWVPALAGVDGVPVPIAVADRLARRLNAGVLKVLYGATRAEPTYSGYEALARALQEL, from the coding sequence GTGGAGGATGTGTTTAGGTTGGCTCGGCTTTTGGAGGTTTTTGGGGATAGGGCGGCTGAGTCTCTGCCGCCGGTTGTGGGTGAGGTGGGGGAGGGGGGTGTGGTGGATTGTCCGTATTGGGAGGTGTCGTGGGATGTGTCTGCGCCTCCGGGGGGTTTGTGGGGTTTGGATAGCCACACGTCGGTGGTGGAGTTTGAGGGGGTTTCTGTGGTTGTGGCTACGGGGGCGCTGGTGGGGGGTGGCGTGGCGCTGGTGCCGGGTCTGGGGGTGAGGTGGCTGGGGGTTAGGTTTAACTTCGCCTGGGAGGGGCCGCCGCCGGATTTGGGGCCTGGGGTCTATGTGGTGTCGGAGCACGCGGGGGTGGTGTTTGACTCGCGGGTGGATCTGGAGTCTGTGAGGGACGAGGTGAGGTCGGGGGTGGAGCTGGCCTTGGCGGGGGCGTGGGATGGGTCTGGGTATCTGCTGGTGGACGGCCCCGTCTTCAGGGCGGCGGAGGCGGCGGAGAGGGAGGGGGTCGCCGGCGCTATATACAGGGGGGTGATGGAGAGGAGGGCGCGGGCGCTGGGGGGCAAGGCGGTGGGGGTGGTGAAGAGGGTGGAGAGGGCGGCGTATCTGGCCAGGTGCGTGGGGGAGGGGGCCAGCGACGAGGTGGTGGCGAGGAGGCTGCTGGGGGGTAGGCCGGGGAGGGTGGGGCCGATTTCGGTGTCGTCGGCGGGGTTCACCAAGTGGATGTACTACGTGGGTGCCCCCACGGCGAGGGGGCTTAGGGTTCTGAGGGTGGAGGCCCTTTCGCCGGAGGTGGCTGAGGAGGCGGCGTCGTGGGTTCCGGCTCTGGCGGGCGTCGACGGGGTGCCTGTGCCCATCGCCGTGGCTGACAGGCTGGCGAGGAGGCTCAACGCGGGGGTTCTCAAGGTGCTGTATGGGGCGACGCGGGCCGAGCCCACCTACAGCGGCTACGAGGCGCTGGCTAGGGCGTTGCAGGAGCTGTGA
- a CDS encoding ATP-binding protein, with protein MSCGFVSRQFRSSVSSEEAVAYALLACEAPVGSYLVVEGGGRRWLAKVREVYLEDIYSVAKTPVLTPEQELAVPLRLGPAVAVLELVAECSGGSCGPPASPVPIHAEVRAPGPGEVGLMLSLPRQGILLGDLALPSGQALGGEPVYLPLEALRHHLLVVGTTGSGKTVFVKELALQLAGAGQNVVALDAVGHFYHLAYNGLPVKVLLPVTRRLARRGPRAVARRAAARALWGRRGRFKARVFRRGRALSRIELEIAEPGGARLEVFPWALKSPSVLPQLHRAMPILTQQARIFYRRVLQKAVEKAGSPAAEPLFQWLTSPSDDVQRGRPLVNYEKLGNDLGLHVSTMENIVRAVLALVETELVDVETADGAKVGEPDYGRALSGYAVVDLSELNTHQQRLVVYRVLDAVYRVARPTTAVLIDEAHLFFPQTRNEDEQAFIEAHLTRLTRLGRARGIGVVFATHMPDDLNDVVLQLANTKVVLRSDLKVLEKLGVPPGDRRFVAYAERGLAYVASYAYRYPLYVKVRKTAVHFG; from the coding sequence GTGTCTTGTGGTTTTGTGTCGCGTCAGTTTAGGAGTTCTGTGAGTTCGGAGGAGGCTGTTGCCTATGCTCTTCTGGCGTGTGAGGCGCCGGTGGGGTCGTATCTGGTGGTTGAGGGGGGTGGGAGGAGGTGGCTGGCCAAAGTGAGGGAGGTCTATCTGGAGGACATCTACTCCGTTGCCAAGACTCCCGTCCTCACGCCGGAGCAGGAGCTGGCTGTGCCGCTCAGGCTGGGGCCGGCTGTGGCGGTTTTGGAGCTGGTGGCGGAGTGCTCTGGGGGCTCCTGCGGCCCGCCTGCCTCGCCTGTGCCTATACATGCCGAGGTGAGGGCACCGGGGCCGGGGGAGGTGGGGCTTATGCTGTCGCTTCCGCGGCAGGGCATCCTGCTGGGGGACCTGGCCCTTCCCTCGGGGCAGGCGCTGGGGGGCGAGCCTGTGTATCTGCCGCTGGAGGCGCTGAGGCACCACCTCCTGGTGGTGGGCACCACGGGGTCTGGGAAGACGGTGTTTGTCAAGGAGCTCGCCCTGCAACTGGCGGGGGCTGGGCAGAACGTGGTTGCGCTCGACGCTGTGGGGCACTTCTACCACCTGGCCTACAACGGCCTCCCCGTCAAAGTCCTGCTCCCCGTGACGAGGAGGCTCGCCAGGAGGGGGCCCAGGGCAGTGGCTAGGCGGGCCGCCGCGAGGGCTCTCTGGGGGCGGAGGGGGAGGTTCAAGGCGAGGGTCTTCCGGAGGGGGAGGGCCCTCTCCCGCATAGAGCTGGAGATAGCGGAGCCCGGCGGGGCGAGGCTGGAGGTCTTCCCCTGGGCCCTCAAGAGCCCCTCGGTGCTCCCTCAGTTGCACAGAGCAATGCCCATCTTGACCCAGCAGGCCCGTATATTCTACAGGAGGGTCCTCCAGAAGGCCGTCGAGAAGGCCGGCTCCCCCGCGGCCGAGCCCCTGTTCCAGTGGCTCACCTCGCCCTCAGATGACGTCCAGAGGGGGAGGCCGCTGGTCAACTACGAGAAGCTGGGAAACGACCTGGGCCTCCACGTGAGCACCATGGAGAACATCGTGAGGGCCGTCCTGGCCCTGGTGGAGACCGAGCTCGTGGATGTAGAGACGGCGGACGGCGCCAAGGTGGGCGAGCCGGACTACGGGAGGGCCCTCTCGGGCTACGCCGTAGTCGACCTCTCCGAGCTCAACACGCACCAACAGCGGCTGGTGGTCTACCGGGTGCTGGACGCCGTATACAGGGTGGCCCGCCCCACCACCGCCGTCTTGATAGACGAGGCGCACCTCTTCTTCCCACAGACGCGCAACGAGGACGAGCAGGCGTTTATAGAGGCCCACCTCACCCGCCTCACGAGGCTGGGGAGGGCCAGGGGGATAGGCGTGGTCTTCGCCACGCACATGCCGGACGACCTAAACGACGTGGTCCTCCAGCTGGCCAACACCAAGGTGGTGCTACGGAGCGATCTGAAGGTGTTGGAGAAGCTGGGGGTCCCCCCGGGAGACAGGAGGTTCGTGGCCTACGCGGAGAGGGGCCTCGCCTACGTCGCCAGCTACGCCTACCGCTACCCCCTCTACGTCAAGGTGAGGAAAACCGCCGTCCACTTCGGCTGA